From a single Micromonospora sp. WMMD1102 genomic region:
- a CDS encoding BTAD domain-containing putative transcriptional regulator, producing the protein MGYSTQQTFRSRAAEQPAPETGPPSAYAGPPLVVRCLGGFELRIPGRQLDWTTVRPRVRALLRFLAAHGGRPVHREIILAALWPELPVGSGIRNLHVGVSTLRAFLEPGVRRGQSTLVRRDGESYRLALPRAALCDVRSFEEAIAAWRRTVGTGQRRVEAAALREALAQYAGDLLPEDGPVEWVVAERDRYRTLAAESAATLAALELEAGHLAGAVAAARRGLEIDGFRDDAWRVLVEAHQRSGDAAAAARTRSAYGRVLRTLGVPGPAWAA; encoded by the coding sequence ATGGGATATTCGACTCAGCAGACGTTCCGGAGTCGGGCGGCCGAGCAGCCGGCGCCGGAGACCGGACCGCCGTCGGCGTACGCCGGTCCGCCGCTCGTGGTGCGCTGCCTCGGCGGGTTCGAGTTGAGGATCCCGGGCCGGCAGTTGGACTGGACGACGGTCCGGCCGAGGGTCCGGGCCCTGCTCCGCTTCCTGGCCGCACACGGAGGACGGCCGGTGCACCGTGAGATCATCCTGGCGGCGCTCTGGCCGGAACTACCGGTCGGGTCCGGCATTCGCAACCTGCACGTGGGCGTCTCCACGCTCCGGGCGTTCCTCGAACCAGGCGTGCGGCGCGGACAGTCCACGCTCGTCCGGCGTGACGGCGAGTCCTACCGGCTGGCGCTGCCACGTGCCGCGCTCTGCGACGTGCGCTCGTTCGAGGAGGCGATCGCGGCCTGGCGCCGGACCGTCGGTACGGGACAGCGTCGCGTCGAGGCGGCCGCCCTGCGGGAGGCCCTCGCCCAGTACGCGGGCGACCTGCTGCCGGAGGACGGGCCGGTGGAGTGGGTCGTGGCCGAACGCGACCGCTACCGCACGTTGGCGGCGGAGTCGGCGGCGACGCTCGCCGCGCTCGAACTGGAGGCGGGGCACCTGGCCGGGGCGGTCGCGGCGGCGCGGCGCGGACTGGAGATCGACGGCTTCCGTGACGACGCCTGGCGGGTACTGGTCGAGGCGCACCAGCGTTCCGGCGACGCGGCGGCGGCCGCGCGGACCCGCAGCGCGTACGGCCGGGTGTTGCGGACGCTCGGCGTGCCCGGACCGGCCTGGGCCGCGTGA
- a CDS encoding AAA family ATPase produces MFPVELPTVWAGREKELAALHTAVEATRQGRGSVLWVEGEAGIGKSSLVAAGLTRGGFRRRELLWGTADQLSHRFPLRVMLDCLQVRPRSPDPRRARIAEFLQDRRPGLFAADDVAYTATEMLVALVDELSTDTPTVLVLDDLQWADEASLMLWHRLALAAEELPLLLVSATRPVPARQDVQTLRAATLRRGGTLLPLGALGADDVRALVTGMLGMPPGPALNRLLGRAMGNPLYLRELLDALAREQTAGTAVAEGELSDDAFERVPASFTAALSDRLSVVSVATAQMLRTASLLGGEFAVTDLAALLRRTASDLAEGLQDAVAAGIVVGVGDQLAFRHPLIRQALYDSVPAALRAALHCEAAKALATAGAEPLRVAQQLLAAGRPGDEWTRSWVVEAAPALSAHAPDIAMELLQRELEASQLDRTDRAALTVELARVLLGAGRHPEAAERARQALAVATRPEHRVEMSSILARTLFHQGRNEEAVDVVRSALGRPDVPAVWRARLLASLSMFERASTGDLDTADGTARQALRVGEDAGDAFATAYALTDLWLTHSIRRDHDAALGYVDRALMVLGDAPEHTDLRTFAFDGRIFSLQNLDRWPEAEATLRRARDLGQRAAGSGQGVSALTAAVLLYWLGRWDDALAELDTVDRDTAGITYSGLRERGPALLRHGVAAFIAGHRGENGTAAEHLRAGLALPVRTVADRENRDFLLAARALAAEQEGEPARALSLLAALLERAPGEMTLLHQWMPELVRLAAAVDDRAAARAALLACRAEAEAESRPGRAAAAVRRCQGLLDADPAPLHEAVAYYRSVGSPVELTGTLEDLAAVLAVGGRQAEARTLLGEVIDRYDALGALWDIRRAEGRLRRAGVRRGVRGPRPARAQIGWEALTPTETRVAVLVAEGRSTPDIAREMYLSRRTVQTHISHVLGKLGVRSRVEIAREALRRETVADGGV; encoded by the coding sequence ATGTTCCCAGTTGAGCTGCCGACCGTCTGGGCCGGCCGGGAGAAGGAGCTGGCGGCACTGCACACGGCCGTCGAGGCCACCCGTCAGGGCCGGGGATCGGTGCTCTGGGTGGAAGGCGAGGCCGGCATCGGCAAGTCCTCCCTGGTGGCCGCCGGCCTCACCAGAGGCGGGTTTCGGCGCCGCGAGCTGTTGTGGGGCACCGCGGACCAGTTGTCCCACCGTTTTCCGCTGCGGGTGATGCTGGACTGCCTCCAGGTGCGGCCGCGCTCACCGGATCCCCGCCGGGCGCGGATAGCCGAATTCCTCCAGGACCGCCGACCGGGGCTGTTCGCCGCGGACGACGTCGCCTACACCGCCACCGAGATGCTCGTGGCGCTCGTCGACGAACTCTCCACCGACACGCCCACCGTGCTGGTTCTCGACGATCTGCAATGGGCGGACGAAGCGTCGTTGATGCTGTGGCACCGGCTCGCCCTGGCCGCCGAGGAACTTCCGCTCCTGCTGGTCAGCGCCACCCGTCCGGTACCGGCCCGGCAGGACGTGCAGACGCTGCGGGCGGCGACGCTGCGCCGTGGCGGCACCCTGCTCCCGCTCGGCGCGCTCGGCGCCGACGACGTCCGGGCCCTGGTCACCGGAATGCTCGGGATGCCACCGGGACCCGCGCTCAACCGTCTGCTCGGGCGGGCCATGGGCAACCCGTTGTACCTGCGTGAACTGCTCGACGCCCTGGCGCGCGAGCAGACGGCCGGCACCGCGGTGGCCGAGGGCGAACTCTCCGACGACGCGTTCGAGCGGGTTCCGGCCTCCTTCACCGCCGCGCTGAGCGACCGGCTCAGCGTGGTCTCGGTGGCGACCGCCCAGATGCTGCGCACCGCCTCCCTGCTCGGCGGCGAGTTCGCGGTCACCGATCTCGCCGCACTGCTGCGGCGCACGGCCTCGGACCTGGCCGAGGGCTTGCAGGACGCGGTCGCGGCCGGCATCGTCGTCGGCGTCGGCGACCAACTCGCCTTCCGGCATCCGCTGATCCGACAGGCCCTCTACGACAGCGTGCCGGCCGCACTGCGGGCGGCGCTGCACTGCGAGGCGGCGAAGGCGCTGGCGACGGCCGGTGCCGAACCGCTGCGGGTGGCCCAGCAACTGCTGGCGGCCGGCCGCCCGGGTGACGAGTGGACACGTAGCTGGGTGGTGGAGGCGGCACCGGCACTGTCCGCCCACGCCCCGGACATCGCGATGGAACTCCTCCAGCGGGAGCTGGAGGCGAGTCAACTCGACCGGACCGACCGGGCCGCGCTGACCGTCGAACTCGCCCGGGTACTGCTCGGTGCCGGCCGCCATCCGGAGGCCGCCGAACGGGCCCGGCAGGCGCTCGCCGTGGCGACCCGGCCCGAGCACCGGGTCGAGATGTCCTCGATCCTGGCCCGCACACTGTTCCACCAGGGTCGCAACGAGGAGGCCGTGGACGTGGTCCGGAGTGCGCTCGGCCGCCCGGACGTACCGGCGGTCTGGCGGGCCCGCCTGTTGGCCTCGCTGTCGATGTTCGAGCGGGCCAGTACCGGCGACCTGGACACCGCCGACGGCACCGCGCGTCAGGCGCTGCGGGTGGGAGAGGACGCCGGGGACGCGTTCGCCACCGCCTACGCGTTGACCGACCTGTGGCTGACGCACTCGATCCGGCGGGACCACGACGCCGCGCTCGGCTACGTCGACCGGGCACTGATGGTGCTGGGTGACGCACCCGAACACACCGACCTGCGGACCTTCGCCTTCGACGGCCGGATCTTCAGCCTGCAGAACCTCGATCGCTGGCCGGAGGCGGAGGCGACCCTGCGCCGAGCCCGCGACCTGGGTCAGCGGGCCGCCGGATCCGGCCAGGGCGTCTCGGCGCTCACCGCGGCCGTGTTGTTGTACTGGCTCGGTCGGTGGGACGACGCCCTGGCCGAACTCGACACCGTCGACCGCGACACCGCCGGTATCACCTACTCCGGGCTGCGTGAGCGGGGACCGGCGTTGCTCCGGCACGGTGTCGCCGCGTTCATCGCCGGACACCGGGGTGAGAACGGCACGGCGGCCGAACACCTCCGGGCGGGTCTCGCGCTTCCCGTCCGGACCGTCGCCGACCGGGAGAACCGGGACTTCCTGCTCGCCGCCCGCGCGCTCGCGGCCGAGCAGGAGGGGGAGCCGGCGCGGGCGCTGTCGCTGCTGGCGGCGCTCCTGGAACGCGCACCCGGCGAGATGACCCTGCTGCACCAGTGGATGCCCGAGCTGGTCCGACTCGCGGCGGCGGTCGACGACCGGGCGGCGGCGCGGGCGGCGTTGCTGGCCTGCCGGGCCGAGGCCGAGGCGGAGTCCCGGCCGGGTCGGGCCGCCGCGGCGGTGCGCCGGTGTCAGGGCCTGCTCGACGCGGATCCGGCGCCGCTGCACGAGGCGGTCGCGTACTACCGGTCGGTCGGTTCACCTGTCGAGTTGACCGGGACGCTGGAGGACCTGGCCGCGGTGCTCGCCGTGGGCGGCCGGCAGGCCGAGGCGAGGACGCTGCTGGGCGAGGTGATCGACCGGTACGACGCGCTCGGGGCGCTCTGGGACATCCGTCGGGCCGAGGGCCGGCTCCGCCGCGCCGGCGTGCGTCGGGGTGTCCGCGGTCCCCGGCCGGCGCGTGCACAGATCGGCTGGGAGGCGCTCACCCCGACCGAGACCCGGGTGGCCGTCCTGGTCGCCGAGGGACGGTCCACACCGGACATCGCCCGGGAGATGTATCTCTCCCGACGCACCGTGCAGACCCACATCTCGCACGTCCTCGGCAAGCTCGGCGTACGGAGCCGGGTGGAGATCGCCCGGGAGGCGTTGCGCCGGGAGACCGTCGCCGACGGTGGAGTCTGA
- a CDS encoding SsgA family sporulation/cell division regulator — MSVIRPTTVEVETSLRLVAPDATALPVRASLRYDPADPYAVHVLFHAESAGGEAVSWSFARELLVTGLDEPAGIGDVRVWPWATPRGDFVALALSSPDGNALFEVPRSVLVRFLRRTYVVVPRGREGDHLDVDTAVNRLLAGR; from the coding sequence ATGAGTGTCATCCGACCGACCACGGTCGAGGTCGAGACGTCGTTAAGGCTCGTTGCACCTGATGCCACGGCTCTGCCGGTGCGCGCCAGCCTGCGCTACGACCCAGCCGACCCGTACGCGGTTCATGTCCTGTTCCACGCGGAATCCGCCGGAGGCGAAGCGGTCAGCTGGTCCTTCGCGCGGGAACTGCTCGTCACCGGCCTCGATGAGCCAGCCGGGATCGGCGACGTCCGGGTCTGGCCCTGGGCCACCCCCCGGGGCGACTTCGTCGCGCTCGCACTCTCATCACCGGACGGTAACGCACTGTTCGAGGTGCCACGTAGCGTCCTGGTCAGGTTCCTGCGCCGGACGTACGTGGTGGTCCCCCGAGGCCGGGAGGGCGACCACCTCGACGTCGACACGGCGGTCAACCGGCTGCTGGCCGGCCGCTGA
- a CDS encoding TIGR02611 family protein yields MPLEPLVTQTRRQRVRRTLEIIRANPTGRIALKVFVALAGAIVVTLGLALIPLPGPGWLIVIGGLGIWAVEFHWARRLLNFTRRHVQSWARWVREQSLLARFVIGSVGLVFVSAVVWLSVRASFGIDLIARFMHYIATH; encoded by the coding sequence GTGCCGCTGGAGCCGTTGGTGACGCAGACCCGGCGGCAACGGGTACGCCGGACCCTGGAGATCATCCGAGCGAATCCGACCGGCCGCATCGCGTTGAAGGTCTTCGTGGCGCTCGCCGGTGCGATCGTCGTCACACTCGGTCTCGCGTTGATTCCGCTGCCCGGTCCGGGCTGGCTGATCGTGATCGGCGGTCTGGGTATCTGGGCGGTGGAGTTCCACTGGGCCAGACGGCTGCTCAACTTCACCCGTCGGCACGTACAGAGCTGGGCACGTTGGGTACGCGAACAGTCCCTCTTGGCCAGGTTCGTCATCGGTTCGGTCGGGCTGGTGTTCGTCTCTGCGGTCGTCTGGCTGTCGGTACGGGCCAGCTTCGGCATCGACCTGATCGCCAGGTTCATGCACTACATCGCGACGCACTGA
- a CDS encoding PHB depolymerase family esterase has protein sequence MSRTRAALVASASAVLLAVGGVALSPPASAASLVEVTNFGNNPGGMRMHIYVPDNHPANPPIVVAMHGCGGSGPGFYSGSEFASLSNQYGFIVIYPSAMQEAGFGRCFDTWSDASKRRGGGSDPVSIESMVNYARTQHGGDINRVYATGSSSGGMMTQHMLAVYPDLFKAGASFMGVPFGCFANAAAYPPGGPCTNGTMNRTPQEWGNLVRAAHPSFTGTRPPIQLWHGTNDTLVPYSLLQESIEQWTNVHGLSQTPTSTDTPQANWNRRRFGTQVEAYAIQGAGHSLPSSGMARVAIQFFGLDRAAPTTPPGNPTTPPGNPTTPPVTPTATPTLPPGSAAQIVGAQSGRCVDVPSRTNGTRVRLYDCNRQVQQSWTYTSDKQLRVYGDMCLDAAGSGNGAAVQIYSCHSQTNQQWNVNSNGTITGVQSGRCLDVWSTANGAQIQIYDCHGQTNQRFNLVP, from the coding sequence ATGTCACGAACCAGGGCGGCGCTGGTAGCGTCCGCCAGCGCCGTGCTCCTCGCGGTCGGGGGCGTTGCCCTGTCCCCGCCGGCGTCCGCCGCGTCGCTGGTCGAGGTGACCAACTTCGGCAACAACCCCGGCGGCATGCGAATGCACATCTACGTCCCCGACAACCACCCGGCCAACCCACCGATCGTCGTCGCCATGCACGGCTGCGGCGGCTCCGGACCAGGCTTCTACTCAGGCAGCGAATTCGCCTCACTGTCCAACCAGTACGGCTTCATCGTCATCTACCCCTCCGCCATGCAGGAAGCCGGCTTCGGCAGATGCTTCGACACCTGGTCGGACGCATCCAAACGGCGCGGCGGCGGCAGCGACCCCGTCTCCATCGAATCCATGGTCAACTACGCCCGCACCCAACACGGCGGCGACATCAACCGGGTCTACGCCACCGGCAGCTCCTCCGGCGGCATGATGACCCAGCACATGCTCGCCGTCTACCCCGACCTGTTCAAAGCCGGCGCATCCTTCATGGGCGTACCCTTCGGCTGCTTCGCCAACGCAGCCGCCTACCCACCCGGCGGCCCCTGCACCAACGGCACCATGAACCGCACCCCCCAGGAATGGGGCAACCTCGTCCGCGCCGCCCACCCCAGCTTCACCGGCACCCGCCCGCCGATCCAGCTGTGGCACGGCACCAACGACACCCTCGTCCCCTACTCGCTACTCCAGGAATCCATCGAGCAGTGGACCAACGTGCACGGACTGAGCCAGACCCCGACGTCCACCGACACCCCGCAGGCCAACTGGAACCGCCGCCGCTTCGGCACCCAGGTCGAGGCATACGCCATCCAGGGCGCCGGGCACAGCCTCCCGTCCAGCGGCATGGCCCGGGTCGCGATCCAGTTCTTCGGCCTCGACCGCGCCGCACCGACCACCCCACCGGGAAACCCGACCACGCCCCCGGGAAACCCGACCACGCCGCCGGTCACCCCCACCGCCACGCCCACCCTGCCGCCGGGCTCCGCCGCCCAGATCGTCGGCGCGCAGTCGGGCCGGTGCGTCGACGTACCCTCGCGTACCAACGGCACCCGGGTGCGGCTCTACGACTGCAACCGGCAGGTCCAGCAGTCCTGGACGTACACCTCGGACAAACAACTACGGGTGTACGGAGACATGTGTCTGGACGCGGCGGGCTCCGGCAACGGCGCGGCGGTGCAGATCTACAGCTGCCACAGCCAGACCAACCAGCAGTGGAACGTCAACTCCAACGGCACCATCACCGGCGTGCAGTCCGGGCGGTGCCTGGACGTCTGGAGCACGGCCAACGGTGCGCAGATCCAGATCTACGACTGCCACGGACAGACCAACCAGCGGTTCAACCTGGTCCCCTGA